A part of Myxococcus landrumus genomic DNA contains:
- a CDS encoding alpha-2-macroglobulin family protein, with protein MTLPVPRLLGVLAALGLAAPSLLPLPGLAAPRNLPTPQADRPNTFITTDKPLYRPGDQVLMRALYLAGISRKPYTDMAGGYAEIRGPLGDVVWQGYMTTRESVWGLAWRIPPGQPGGEYTLRVTSAFHGMPIVERKFDVRAYRAPRLKSQIEFLRDGYGPGDTVTATLDVKRAEGGVPEGAKVSATALVDGATAAQVSCVVDAKGLCSVRFALPAHIERGEGTLAFTIQDGGVVETAAKTIPILLQTLDLAFYPEGGDLVAGVPSRVYFEARTPAQKPADLTGTVIDVETGMPVLSVRSEHEGRGRFALTPRAGARYALRVDAPAGIRKTFALPEVKPEGTVLRSTQDVVPMGQHVKLALGTTNLSRVTVTLSQRDVRIASAVVDPREYHSVILDPGDADGVLIATAWDADGRPLAERLVFRQPAKELQVSLTTNHERTVPGSKVELTAKTTRDGKPVSALVMLTVTDDAMLQLKEKREQAPELPVMVLLEPEVRELADAQLYLDRKNPKSTLAVDLLLGTQGWRRFAFAKPAEFLARGGDVVDRLLLMSTTPLPALPAPAMPVDAIASRQAAPAKGRLMGAAAPRERARKELADDGELSLNAAMPMAVPPAPPAEPVEKKVAKMEAEAPAFALDQEVLADEVAPMGAEAPLARASIPMIREYAHMARPKRKPQDRVDFAETLYWNAGVRTDARTGEVRVSFATSDSVTTFKAFAGAVGSDGALGSAVKELESVQPFYVEPKLPLEVTSGDVVQLPVALVNGTDSTLTSAQVKAELRGDVKFTGGGAMNLNARERGRQLLSLSIGQESKPVEVKLIASASNYSDTVTRTMSIKPLGFPAKTSFGGQVSPERPAVHTVVLPEQLVPGSVRTSIVLHPSPLANMTEGLARLIQEPGGCFEQTSSTTYPMTMAQQYFLSHSGVSPDLVSSAREKLDRGHDRLVSFETKERGYEWFGEAPGHEALTAFGLLHFTDMKQVRPVNAGMMERTRGWLMGQRDGKGGFNRKRRALHVWLEDADTSNAYIVWALLESASSRAEVARELSREISSVKKSADTNSNSYVVALAANVLSLAGDGEGARALMTRLAKLQNSRGEVEGGTQSIVGSSGDTLRIETTALSALAWLREPATYLSHVTRSLKYLAESNDGGRYGATQSTVLALRVINTYDVAHGAKLPPGQVYLYVEGRPVGEPVRFDGSTREALKLPDVSGLLGPGGRKVELRMEGGASLTYSIEVTYSAVLPQSSKDTPVVLEVAMAKRELVEGEPTEARVMVSNRTGQHLPTAVAIFGVPGGMEVRHDQLKELVKRKVVDAYEVLGRDVVLYWRGMEPRKRIDVPLSLVATVPGTYTGPASRAYLYYTDEHKVWSEGVKVSISPKS; from the coding sequence ATGACCCTCCCAGTCCCGCGCCTTCTCGGGGTGCTCGCCGCCCTGGGCCTCGCCGCGCCTTCGCTGCTGCCCCTCCCGGGGCTCGCCGCGCCGCGGAACCTCCCCACCCCTCAAGCGGACCGGCCGAACACCTTCATCACCACGGACAAGCCCCTGTACCGCCCGGGGGACCAGGTCCTGATGCGGGCGCTCTACCTCGCCGGCATCAGCCGCAAGCCCTACACGGACATGGCGGGAGGCTACGCCGAGATTCGCGGCCCCCTCGGGGATGTCGTCTGGCAGGGCTACATGACCACCCGCGAGTCCGTCTGGGGCCTGGCCTGGCGCATCCCCCCAGGACAACCCGGTGGCGAATACACCCTGCGCGTCACGAGCGCGTTCCACGGCATGCCCATCGTCGAGCGCAAGTTCGACGTGCGCGCGTACCGGGCGCCGCGCCTCAAGTCGCAGATTGAGTTCCTCCGCGATGGCTACGGCCCGGGCGACACCGTCACCGCCACGCTCGATGTGAAGCGCGCGGAAGGCGGCGTGCCCGAGGGCGCCAAGGTGTCCGCCACCGCGCTCGTCGATGGCGCCACCGCGGCGCAGGTCTCCTGCGTGGTGGATGCCAAGGGCCTCTGCTCCGTGCGCTTCGCGCTGCCCGCCCACATCGAGCGCGGCGAGGGGACGCTCGCCTTCACCATCCAGGACGGCGGAGTGGTGGAGACCGCCGCCAAGACGATTCCCATCCTCCTCCAGACGCTGGACCTCGCCTTCTATCCCGAGGGTGGAGACCTGGTGGCCGGTGTCCCCTCTCGCGTCTACTTCGAGGCGCGCACGCCCGCGCAGAAGCCCGCGGACCTGACGGGCACCGTCATCGATGTGGAGACGGGCATGCCCGTCCTGTCCGTGCGCTCGGAGCATGAGGGCCGGGGCCGGTTCGCGCTCACTCCTCGCGCGGGGGCCCGGTACGCGCTGCGCGTCGACGCGCCGGCCGGAATCCGGAAGACCTTCGCGCTGCCCGAGGTGAAGCCCGAGGGCACGGTGCTCCGCTCGACACAGGACGTGGTGCCCATGGGGCAGCACGTGAAGCTGGCGCTGGGAACCACGAACCTGAGCCGCGTGACGGTGACGCTGAGCCAGCGCGACGTCCGCATCGCCTCGGCGGTGGTGGACCCGCGTGAGTATCACTCCGTCATCCTGGACCCGGGCGACGCGGATGGCGTGCTCATCGCCACGGCGTGGGACGCGGATGGACGGCCGCTCGCGGAGCGGCTCGTGTTCCGCCAGCCGGCGAAGGAGCTTCAAGTCTCGCTCACGACGAATCACGAGCGCACGGTGCCGGGCTCCAAGGTGGAGCTCACCGCGAAGACCACGCGCGACGGCAAGCCCGTCTCCGCGCTGGTGATGCTCACCGTCACCGACGACGCCATGCTCCAACTGAAGGAGAAGCGCGAGCAGGCCCCCGAGCTTCCGGTGATGGTGCTGCTGGAGCCCGAGGTGCGGGAACTGGCCGACGCGCAGCTCTACCTGGACCGGAAGAACCCCAAGTCCACCCTCGCGGTGGACCTGCTGTTGGGAACCCAGGGCTGGAGGCGCTTCGCCTTCGCGAAGCCCGCCGAGTTCCTCGCGCGCGGAGGGGACGTCGTCGACCGGCTTCTGCTGATGAGCACGACCCCGCTTCCCGCGCTCCCCGCCCCCGCGATGCCTGTCGATGCCATCGCGTCGCGCCAGGCCGCTCCGGCCAAGGGCCGACTCATGGGTGCCGCGGCCCCGCGCGAGCGCGCGAGGAAGGAACTGGCTGACGACGGGGAACTCTCCCTCAATGCGGCGATGCCGATGGCCGTGCCACCGGCGCCTCCCGCCGAGCCCGTGGAGAAGAAGGTGGCGAAGATGGAGGCGGAGGCTCCGGCCTTCGCCCTCGACCAGGAAGTTCTCGCCGATGAGGTGGCGCCGATGGGCGCCGAGGCTCCGCTCGCCAGGGCTTCCATCCCCATGATTCGCGAGTACGCCCACATGGCTCGCCCCAAGCGCAAGCCGCAGGACCGGGTGGACTTCGCGGAGACGCTCTACTGGAACGCCGGCGTGCGCACCGACGCGCGCACGGGCGAGGTCCGCGTGAGCTTCGCCACCAGCGACTCGGTGACGACGTTCAAGGCCTTCGCCGGTGCGGTGGGCTCGGACGGCGCGCTGGGCTCGGCCGTGAAGGAGCTGGAGTCGGTGCAGCCCTTCTACGTGGAGCCCAAGCTGCCCCTCGAAGTCACTTCGGGCGACGTGGTGCAACTGCCCGTGGCCCTGGTGAACGGGACGGACTCCACGCTCACGAGCGCCCAGGTGAAGGCAGAGCTCCGAGGTGATGTGAAGTTCACCGGCGGCGGCGCCATGAACCTGAATGCTCGCGAGCGCGGGCGCCAGCTCCTCTCGCTCTCCATCGGCCAGGAGTCGAAGCCCGTGGAGGTGAAGCTCATCGCCAGCGCCAGCAACTACTCGGACACCGTCACCCGCACGATGTCCATCAAGCCCCTGGGCTTCCCCGCGAAGACGTCGTTCGGTGGCCAGGTGTCCCCCGAGCGGCCCGCGGTGCACACCGTCGTCCTCCCCGAGCAACTGGTGCCCGGCAGCGTCCGCACGTCCATCGTGTTGCACCCCAGCCCGCTGGCCAACATGACGGAGGGGCTGGCGCGCCTCATCCAGGAGCCGGGCGGCTGCTTCGAGCAGACCAGCTCCACGACGTACCCCATGACGATGGCGCAGCAGTACTTCCTGTCGCACAGCGGCGTCAGCCCGGACCTGGTGTCCTCCGCGCGCGAGAAGCTGGACCGCGGCCATGACCGGCTGGTGAGCTTCGAGACGAAGGAGCGCGGCTACGAGTGGTTCGGCGAGGCGCCCGGCCACGAGGCGCTGACCGCCTTCGGCCTGCTCCACTTCACGGACATGAAGCAGGTGCGCCCGGTGAACGCGGGGATGATGGAGCGCACCCGGGGCTGGCTGATGGGACAGCGCGACGGCAAGGGCGGCTTCAACCGCAAGCGCCGCGCGCTGCACGTCTGGCTGGAGGACGCGGACACCTCCAACGCGTACATCGTCTGGGCACTGCTGGAGAGCGCGTCGTCTCGCGCGGAGGTGGCTCGGGAGCTCTCGCGGGAGATTTCCTCGGTGAAGAAGTCCGCGGACACCAACTCCAACAGCTACGTCGTCGCGTTGGCGGCCAACGTGCTGTCCCTCGCGGGGGATGGCGAGGGCGCACGAGCCTTGATGACCCGGCTCGCGAAGCTCCAGAACTCGCGGGGCGAGGTGGAGGGAGGCACGCAGTCCATCGTCGGCAGCTCGGGCGACACGCTGCGCATCGAGACCACCGCGCTGTCCGCGCTGGCCTGGCTGCGTGAGCCGGCGACGTACCTGAGCCACGTGACGCGCTCGCTCAAGTACCTCGCGGAGTCCAACGACGGTGGCCGCTACGGCGCGACGCAGAGCACGGTGCTCGCGCTGCGAGTCATCAACACCTACGACGTGGCCCATGGGGCGAAGCTCCCGCCTGGTCAGGTGTACCTCTACGTGGAGGGGCGTCCCGTGGGCGAGCCCGTGCGCTTCGACGGCTCGACTCGCGAGGCCCTCAAGCTCCCGGACGTGAGCGGGCTGCTGGGACCCGGTGGACGCAAGGTGGAGCTGCGCATGGAGGGCGGCGCATCACTGACCTACTCGATAGAGGTCACCTACAGCGCGGTGCTCCCGCAGAGCTCCAAGGACACGCCCGTGGTGCTGGAGGTGGCGATGGCGAAGCGCGAGCTCGTCGAGGGTGAGCCCACCGAGGCGCGGGTGATGGTCTCCAACCGCACGGGTCAGCACCTGCCCACCGCGGTGGCCATCTTCGGCGTGCCCGGCGGCATGGAGGTGCGGCATGACCAGCTCAAGGAGCTGGTGAAGCGCAAGGTCGTGGATGCGTACGAGGTGCTGGGTCGCGACGTCGTCCTGTACTGGCGGGGCATGGAGCCTCGCAAGCGCATCGACGTGCCGCTGTCCCTGGTGGCGACGGTGCCCGGCACGTACACCGGGCCCGCGAGCCGCGCGTATCTCTACTACACGGACGAGCACAAGGTCTGGAGCGAGGGCGTGAAGGTCTCCATCAGCCCCAAGTCCTGA
- a CDS encoding LysR substrate-binding domain-containing protein, which yields MNESTAHLSAVLARLGVTQLPEFVVRPHLASGALVRLFPEWRREPFPVFIASPPRRHMTARPCAFVDRAVELFAPFRARGEARQAVSGTMRSEGAWRLE from the coding sequence GTGAACGAGAGCACGGCGCACCTGTCCGCGGTGCTGGCGAGGCTGGGCGTGACACAGTTGCCGGAGTTCGTCGTGCGACCCCACCTGGCCAGCGGAGCGCTGGTGAGGCTGTTCCCGGAGTGGCGACGCGAGCCGTTCCCCGTCTTCATCGCGTCTCCGCCGCGTCGGCACATGACCGCCAGGCCGTGCGCCTTCGTGGACCGGGCGGTGGAGCTGTTCGCACCCTTCCGCGCGCGAGGCGAAGCCCGTCAGGCGGTCTCAGGCACGATGAGGTCAGAGGGGGCCTGGCGGCTGGAGTAG
- a CDS encoding 2OG-Fe dioxygenase family protein translates to MSFSPPVSAPSAVLPALRDRGYAVLDRAGLSELVGIPASTLDLWRPTWNDLPADGYLRDGGRYRARRHSCFVVEGDTVTSVPHRAHWQPVEYNALHGGLERWFEPMSAAIAAQPEWPRLLSRLATCASALKGEQPWYVESHQFRIDTTDGIGRPTPEGAHRDGVDLVAVLLIGRQGIKGGETRVFEADGPNGIRFTLTEPWSALLLDDERVIHESTPIQPLEGTGHRDTLVLTFRAKRFQGP, encoded by the coding sequence ATGAGCTTCTCTCCGCCTGTATCCGCTCCCTCCGCTGTCCTTCCCGCCCTGCGTGACAGGGGTTATGCGGTCCTGGACCGCGCGGGCCTGTCCGAGCTGGTGGGCATCCCCGCCTCCACGTTGGACCTCTGGCGGCCCACCTGGAATGACCTCCCCGCCGATGGCTACCTGCGCGACGGTGGTCGCTATCGCGCGCGGCGCCACTCGTGCTTCGTCGTGGAGGGCGACACCGTCACCTCGGTGCCGCACCGCGCGCACTGGCAGCCCGTCGAATACAACGCCCTGCACGGGGGCTTGGAGCGCTGGTTCGAGCCGATGAGCGCCGCCATCGCCGCCCAGCCCGAGTGGCCGAGGTTGCTCAGCCGCCTTGCCACCTGTGCCTCCGCGCTGAAGGGCGAGCAGCCCTGGTACGTGGAGTCGCATCAGTTCCGCATCGACACGACGGACGGCATCGGCCGCCCGACTCCAGAGGGCGCGCACCGCGATGGCGTGGACCTGGTCGCGGTGCTGCTCATCGGGCGCCAGGGCATCAAGGGCGGCGAGACGCGCGTCTTCGAGGCCGACGGCCCCAACGGCATCCGCTTCACCCTGACGGAGCCGTGGTCCGCGCTGCTGCTCGACGACGAGCGCGTCATCCACGAGAGCACGCCCATCCAACCGCTGGAGGGCACCGGGCATCGGGACACCCTGGTGCTCACCTTCCGCGCGAAGCGCTTCCAGGGGCCCTGA
- a CDS encoding DUF6119 family protein codes for MAQPRKRVRHLTALLIKSEFSKPKDCLKDPNSVEQMKMKRGLGFTGEFYVSSKRANAPAWMGFVSQMLEDRLPDSRHDNICGVLFVRVQNRWLVFTQGHGRNLLKSDCFERDFGIKVALNSVDPKQLRSVDVRNVESLTTQTRKQLSQNSPMTAFALNLHQDIPRVIAGKPGDAEFAKLIAGADSSALSAKLEVEDLGAKCESLLTAYQSKAYREHFSWFDQLRAERDPSVLKRLSTTLLETIRSKKHDDLHLAPPDIIDWRESSGLSFSTEEEPSPRHELLMEEYLRTVDEEKLTPDRLKKDHVRLHDTHSEVPLSKWSVFDTIVFETELDGKVYVLSGGEWFQLDKGFADGVKAKLGRIPASTLMLPSAGSEQHENDYNSQVAKASKNYALMDRKNAFVDESKTAIEACDLFTKDSQFVHVKRKTRSATLSHLFAQGVVSADSFLMDAAFRAHTRNQVVKTRPTLGQFIPDTRPDPSKYEVVFAIITKHKSNWPHSLPFFSQLNLTYAHDRLMRMGYRVSLLRVDER; via the coding sequence ATGGCTCAGCCGCGAAAGCGCGTCAGGCATCTGACCGCCTTGTTGATCAAGAGCGAGTTCAGCAAGCCGAAGGATTGTCTCAAGGACCCCAACTCCGTGGAACAGATGAAGATGAAGCGCGGTTTGGGCTTCACAGGGGAGTTCTATGTGTCTTCCAAGCGAGCCAATGCCCCCGCCTGGATGGGTTTTGTGTCGCAGATGCTGGAGGACCGCCTCCCGGATTCGAGGCACGACAACATCTGCGGAGTCCTCTTTGTTCGAGTCCAGAACCGGTGGTTGGTCTTCACTCAGGGGCATGGGAGGAATCTGCTGAAGAGCGACTGCTTCGAGCGAGACTTCGGCATCAAGGTGGCGCTGAACTCGGTGGACCCGAAGCAGCTTCGGAGTGTCGATGTGAGGAATGTCGAGAGCCTCACGACGCAAACGCGGAAGCAGTTGAGCCAGAACTCACCGATGACGGCATTCGCGTTGAACCTGCATCAGGACATCCCTCGGGTCATTGCGGGCAAGCCTGGCGATGCGGAGTTCGCGAAGCTGATCGCAGGGGCGGACTCCTCGGCGTTGAGCGCGAAGCTGGAGGTCGAGGACCTGGGTGCAAAGTGTGAAAGCCTGCTGACGGCCTATCAGAGCAAGGCGTACCGGGAGCACTTCTCCTGGTTCGACCAGTTGCGGGCTGAGCGCGACCCGTCAGTGCTCAAGAGGCTGTCCACGACACTGCTCGAGACGATCCGCTCCAAGAAACACGACGACCTGCATCTGGCGCCTCCCGACATTATCGATTGGCGCGAGTCGTCTGGGCTCTCCTTCTCCACGGAGGAAGAACCATCTCCTCGCCATGAGTTGCTGATGGAGGAGTACCTCCGGACCGTGGACGAGGAGAAGCTCACTCCTGACCGGCTCAAGAAGGACCATGTGCGGCTCCACGACACGCACTCGGAGGTCCCGCTCTCCAAATGGAGCGTGTTCGACACGATTGTCTTCGAGACGGAACTGGACGGGAAAGTCTACGTCTTGTCCGGAGGAGAGTGGTTCCAGCTCGACAAGGGGTTCGCGGATGGCGTGAAGGCGAAGTTGGGGCGGATTCCAGCTTCGACGCTCATGCTTCCCTCCGCGGGGAGCGAGCAGCACGAGAATGACTACAACAGTCAGGTGGCGAAGGCCTCGAAGAACTATGCGCTGATGGACCGGAAAAACGCCTTCGTGGACGAGAGCAAGACTGCCATCGAAGCATGCGACCTGTTCACGAAAGACAGTCAGTTCGTCCATGTGAAGAGAAAGACGCGCTCCGCGACGCTGAGCCACCTCTTCGCGCAAGGCGTCGTCTCCGCCGACTCCTTCTTGATGGATGCCGCGTTCCGGGCCCACACCCGAAATCAGGTCGTGAAGACACGGCCCACCCTGGGGCAGTTCATCCCCGATACCAGGCCCGACCCTTCGAAATATGAGGTGGTGTTCGCCATCATCACCAAGCACAAGTCGAACTGGCCTCACTCCCTGCCCTTCTTCAGTCAGCTCAACCTGACCTATGCCCATGACCGGTTGATGCGGATGGGGTACAGGGTTTCCCTCTTGAGAGTCGATGAGCGGTGA
- a CDS encoding immunity protein Imm33 domain-containing protein has translation MARTSASVTVELGHVDLPEGILVILDPGLGRFWRHTEPPTSPRKKDPEAWDLRLVGRDAEAAGKAYDREFDARFLFDRSNPQDAIAHFDGFAKEKGFEARAEVLSERVTHVERARRAVEFGGGLGVVKYNGLWAVAVGGLPTGRGLRVVGVPMPEGEFKGRWRSLDLVVEEGAKAVRSDEVAGVMVEHGQLFFAGLLPLGSFRMWQPADGLADFVFHGRDAAALAKQVGAQDLGEGVFGWKDVPMEAVGEKATPTQERIEQENLAVGVDYRPHCNLEKLNALLRASPEDAASLELAGARTVGCGNRWGDGVFTVSRHFDAEGRVVLVRVELGTEERQRMMRRLRLLSQTAIVTRTILDGGKPIRFADRMEPHNPRDSGWAFSSGEEPEGSMDDASTLTLVSLRELVHRAPALEAILEAPVGALFHLEDGRYVEDEA, from the coding sequence ATGGCCCGTACCTCCGCGTCCGTCACCGTCGAGCTGGGACACGTCGACCTGCCCGAAGGCATCCTCGTCATCCTCGACCCCGGCCTGGGGCGCTTCTGGCGTCACACCGAGCCGCCCACCTCACCGCGCAAGAAGGACCCGGAGGCGTGGGATTTGCGACTGGTGGGCCGCGACGCGGAAGCGGCGGGCAAGGCGTATGACCGGGAGTTCGACGCGAGATTCCTCTTCGACCGCTCGAATCCACAGGACGCCATCGCCCACTTCGACGGCTTCGCGAAGGAAAAGGGGTTCGAGGCGCGCGCGGAGGTGCTGTCCGAGCGCGTGACCCATGTCGAGCGTGCCCGCCGGGCCGTGGAGTTCGGCGGAGGGCTGGGCGTGGTGAAGTACAACGGCCTGTGGGCCGTGGCGGTGGGCGGTCTTCCGACGGGCCGGGGCTTGCGGGTCGTGGGTGTTCCCATGCCCGAGGGAGAGTTCAAGGGGCGCTGGCGCTCGCTCGACCTCGTCGTGGAGGAGGGCGCGAAGGCGGTGCGCTCGGACGAGGTGGCCGGAGTGATGGTGGAGCACGGGCAGCTCTTCTTCGCGGGGCTCCTGCCGCTGGGGAGCTTCCGCATGTGGCAGCCGGCCGATGGGCTGGCGGACTTCGTATTCCACGGTCGGGATGCCGCCGCGCTCGCGAAGCAGGTGGGGGCACAGGACCTCGGCGAGGGCGTCTTCGGGTGGAAGGACGTGCCGATGGAGGCGGTGGGGGAGAAGGCGACGCCCACTCAGGAGCGCATCGAGCAGGAGAACCTCGCGGTGGGCGTGGACTACCGGCCCCACTGCAACCTGGAGAAGTTGAACGCGCTGTTGCGCGCGAGCCCCGAGGACGCGGCCTCCCTGGAGCTGGCGGGCGCGAGGACGGTGGGCTGTGGCAACCGGTGGGGTGATGGCGTGTTCACCGTCAGCCGCCACTTCGATGCGGAGGGCCGGGTCGTGCTCGTCCGCGTGGAGCTGGGCACGGAGGAGCGGCAGCGGATGATGCGCAGGCTGCGGCTGCTGAGTCAGACCGCCATCGTCACGCGGACCATCCTGGACGGCGGCAAGCCCATTCGCTTCGCCGACCGGATGGAGCCCCACAACCCGCGTGACAGCGGCTGGGCGTTCTCTTCGGGTGAGGAGCCCGAGGGCTCGATGGATGATGCGTCGACCCTCACGCTCGTCTCACTGCGTGAGCTGGTCCATCGTGCCCCCGCCCTGGAGGCCATCCTGGAGGCGCCCGTGGGAGCGCTGTTCCATCTGGAGGATGGCCGCTACGTGGAAGATGAGGCGTAG
- a CDS encoding prolyl oligopeptidase family serine peptidase: protein MGRSFVAPLLTGLLTASTALAAEEDPFLWLEEVQGQRALEWVRAQNAKTEGVLEKDPRFAPFQAEALRIFTATDRIPTPVFRAGGVDTFWQDQANPRGRWLRTTVEGYSSPSIPWETVLDVDALSKAEGANWVFKGGDCLPPADLRCMVFLSNGGKDAVEAREFDATTKQFLEGGFRLTEGKQSLDWLDADTLLVGRDWGEGTLTESGYPYVLKRWKRGTPIEQAVEVYRGERTDVSSRPIVLHDVDGQLQAVLINRAVTFFESEYFLLGDAAPVRLPFPRKASIQTHLHGQIVFTLEEDWGGFKQGALLSYALADLKADASKAKPTLIFQPGPRQAIEAVVATRNRLLVNLYEDVKGALDVYTPGKGRWSRKRLGLPKNASVSVIGTSRGHDKLFARSEGFLAPTSLWMGDASTNTVKQVKSLPARFDASKHRVEQFWVKSKDGTKVPYFLVRPSKLKPGAVTPTVVYGYGGFQVSKPPVYLPEMGKLWLEHGGAYVVANIRGGGEFGPRWHQAALRENRQRSFDDFAAVLEDLVRRKVTSPAHIGIYGRSNGGVLTSVAMTQHPELLNAAVIESPLIDMMRYTKLPAGASWAGEYGDPAVPGDAAFISKYSAYQNLKAGVRYPKPYITTNTKDDRVHPGHARKFAAKLEAMGLPYLYYENTDGGHSNDSDPVLNARRWALHHVYLSQQLMD, encoded by the coding sequence ATGGGCAGGTCGTTTGTCGCACCGCTGCTGACCGGGTTGTTGACCGCTTCCACGGCCCTGGCCGCCGAGGAGGACCCGTTCCTGTGGCTGGAAGAGGTGCAGGGGCAGCGGGCGCTGGAGTGGGTGCGCGCGCAGAACGCGAAGACGGAAGGCGTGCTGGAGAAGGACCCGCGCTTCGCCCCCTTCCAGGCGGAGGCGCTGCGCATCTTCACCGCGACGGACCGCATCCCCACGCCTGTCTTCCGCGCGGGCGGCGTGGACACCTTCTGGCAGGACCAGGCGAACCCGCGAGGCCGCTGGCTGCGCACCACGGTGGAGGGTTATTCGAGCCCCTCCATCCCGTGGGAGACGGTGCTGGACGTGGACGCCCTGTCGAAGGCCGAGGGCGCCAACTGGGTCTTCAAGGGCGGCGACTGCCTTCCCCCGGCGGACCTGCGCTGCATGGTCTTCCTGTCCAACGGCGGCAAGGACGCGGTGGAGGCGCGCGAGTTCGACGCGACCACGAAGCAGTTCCTGGAGGGCGGCTTCCGGCTGACGGAAGGAAAGCAGTCCCTGGACTGGCTGGACGCGGACACGCTGCTGGTGGGCCGGGACTGGGGCGAAGGCACCCTCACGGAGTCCGGTTACCCGTACGTGCTCAAGCGCTGGAAGCGCGGGACTCCCATCGAGCAGGCGGTGGAGGTGTATCGCGGGGAGCGCACGGACGTGTCGTCCCGGCCCATCGTCCTGCATGACGTGGATGGCCAGCTCCAGGCGGTGCTCATCAACCGGGCGGTGACGTTCTTCGAGTCGGAGTACTTCCTGCTCGGTGACGCGGCCCCCGTGCGCCTGCCCTTTCCTCGGAAGGCGTCCATCCAGACGCACCTCCATGGGCAGATTGTCTTCACCCTTGAGGAGGACTGGGGCGGCTTCAAGCAGGGCGCGCTGTTGTCATACGCGCTGGCGGACTTGAAGGCGGATGCGTCGAAGGCGAAGCCCACGCTCATCTTCCAGCCCGGGCCGCGTCAGGCCATCGAGGCCGTGGTGGCGACGCGCAACCGGCTGCTCGTGAATCTGTACGAGGACGTGAAGGGTGCGCTGGATGTGTATACGCCGGGCAAGGGCCGCTGGAGTCGCAAGCGCCTGGGGCTGCCCAAGAACGCGTCGGTGAGTGTCATTGGAACGTCCAGGGGACACGACAAGCTGTTCGCGCGCTCCGAGGGCTTCCTGGCTCCGACGTCGCTGTGGATGGGGGATGCGTCGACGAACACGGTGAAGCAGGTGAAGTCGCTGCCCGCGCGCTTCGATGCCTCCAAGCACCGGGTGGAGCAGTTCTGGGTGAAGTCGAAGGACGGGACGAAGGTGCCCTACTTCCTGGTGCGCCCGTCGAAGCTGAAGCCCGGCGCCGTCACGCCGACGGTGGTGTACGGCTACGGCGGCTTCCAGGTCTCCAAGCCGCCCGTGTACCTGCCGGAGATGGGGAAGCTGTGGTTGGAGCACGGCGGCGCGTATGTCGTCGCCAACATCCGGGGCGGCGGTGAGTTCGGTCCTCGCTGGCACCAGGCGGCGCTGCGCGAGAACCGTCAGCGCTCCTTCGATGACTTCGCCGCCGTGCTGGAGGACCTGGTCCGCCGCAAGGTGACGTCGCCCGCGCACATCGGCATCTACGGACGGTCCAACGGTGGTGTGCTCACCAGCGTGGCGATGACGCAGCACCCGGAGCTGCTCAACGCGGCGGTCATCGAGAGCCCGCTCATTGACATGATGCGCTACACGAAGCTGCCCGCGGGCGCGTCGTGGGCGGGGGAGTACGGCGACCCGGCGGTGCCCGGGGACGCGGCGTTCATCTCGAAGTACTCCGCCTACCAGAACCTGAAGGCGGGCGTGCGCTACCCCAAGCCGTACATCACGACGAACACGAAGGACGACCGGGTGCACCCGGGCCACGCGCGCAAGTTCGCCGCGAAGCTGGAGGCCATGGGGCTGCCGTATCTCTATTACGAGAACACGGATGGCGGGCACTCCAACGACTCCGACCCGGTGCTCAACGCGCGCCGGTGGGCGCTGCACCACGTCTATCTGTCGCAGCAGTTGATGGACTGA